A single genomic interval of Streptomyces sp. BA2 harbors:
- a CDS encoding CGNR zinc finger domain-containing protein, which translates to MEESIVTESGLPPAPGAEQHPSIALVNSAVALPGGQYVDQLGTPAGADQWLTQQGLTPVDAGMLEMCAAQLRSLREQVRALFASRVAGLPALPSAVAAINDTLTRVPTAPLLAWDDKSGPYRAMSNPTSELVDHALAALAADAADLLTGPDAERLTACASTPCNRYLLRHGRRHWCSTRCGDRARAARARRSGRA; encoded by the coding sequence ATGGAAGAGAGCATCGTTACCGAGTCCGGGCTGCCGCCCGCTCCGGGGGCCGAACAGCACCCGTCGATTGCCCTGGTCAACAGCGCCGTCGCGCTGCCGGGCGGGCAATACGTCGACCAGCTCGGCACGCCCGCCGGGGCCGATCAGTGGCTGACGCAGCAGGGCCTCACGCCGGTCGATGCGGGCATGCTCGAGATGTGCGCCGCGCAGCTGCGTTCCCTGCGTGAGCAGGTCCGGGCGCTGTTCGCGTCCCGTGTCGCGGGGCTGCCCGCGCTGCCCTCCGCGGTCGCCGCGATCAACGACACGCTGACCCGCGTGCCCACCGCCCCGTTGCTGGCTTGGGACGACAAGAGCGGCCCCTACCGCGCCATGTCCAATCCCACCTCGGAGCTCGTCGACCACGCCCTGGCGGCGCTCGCCGCCGACGCCGCCGACCTCCTGACCGGTCCGGACGCCGAGCGGCTCACTGCTTGCGCGTCCACGCCCTGCAACCGGTACCTGCTCCGCCACGGCCGCCGCCACTGGTGCTCCACCCGGTGCGGCGACCGCGCCCGTGCCGCCCGGGCCCGCCGCTCCGGCCGCGCGTGA
- a CDS encoding MBL fold metallo-hydrolase: MSASPASTQFPVRVFGGPTALFEYGGLRFLTDPTFDAPCTYPAPPGAPALKKTAHSTGTPDDLGPVDVVLLSHDEHDDNLDNAGRALLADIPLTLTTTGGGERLGDKATGLADWESIELERPGGGTLTVTAVPAIHGPGTREEVEPIAGQVVGFVLTGEGLPTVYVSGDNASLDAVKEIAARFAPIDTAILFAGAPRFAEIFDGGLIVLDSAQAAEATQILGARRVVPVHFDSWSHFTEGRDELQAAFGAAGLADRLQLN, translated from the coding sequence GTGTCTGCTTCCCCTGCGTCCACGCAGTTCCCCGTCCGCGTCTTCGGCGGACCCACGGCCCTGTTCGAGTACGGCGGCCTGCGCTTTCTGACCGACCCGACCTTCGACGCCCCCTGCACCTACCCCGCGCCTCCCGGCGCCCCGGCCCTGAAAAAGACGGCCCACTCCACCGGCACCCCCGACGACCTGGGCCCCGTCGACGTGGTCCTGCTCTCCCACGACGAGCACGACGACAACCTCGACAACGCCGGCCGCGCCCTGCTCGCCGACATCCCGCTGACCCTGACCACCACCGGCGGCGGCGAACGCCTCGGCGACAAGGCGACGGGGCTTGCCGACTGGGAGTCCATCGAGCTGGAGCGCCCCGGCGGCGGCACGCTCACGGTGACCGCCGTGCCCGCCATCCACGGGCCCGGCACCCGCGAGGAAGTCGAACCGATCGCCGGACAGGTCGTCGGCTTCGTCCTGACCGGCGAGGGCCTGCCCACCGTCTACGTCAGCGGCGACAACGCCTCCCTGGACGCCGTGAAGGAGATCGCCGCACGCTTCGCACCCATCGACACCGCGATCCTCTTCGCCGGCGCCCCGCGCTTCGCGGAGATCTTCGACGGGGGCCTGATCGTCCTGGACAGCGCCCAGGCCGCCGAGGCCACCCAGATCCTCGGTGCCCGCCGCGTGGTGCCCGTCCACTTCGACAGCTGGTCCCACTTCACCGAGGGCCGAGACGAACTGCAGGCCGCCTTCGGTGCTGCGGGCCTCGCCGACCGTCTGCAGCTGAACTGA
- a CDS encoding MFS transporter → MAHRTTTPKPPSPQTNAQGSGPPSARTQQRILTVLFASQVLSGLGLAAGTTVAALLVQDMLHSTALAGLSSGLLTAGSALAAIAVGRLSQARGRRPGLAAGYLVGALGAVGVTTAAANDSPALLFVALFLYGAGTAVNLQARYAGADLAAPAHRARSISTVVVATTVGGVAGPALAGPTGHLAQALGLPSLTGLFVVAAAAFTLAALTLLIWLRPDPLLLARTVHADTSTDSAQPTSATAASVPGTPRREPSLPLGVLVLVLTQAVMVAVMTMTPVHMHAHGHGTAASGLVIALHVGAMYLPSPLTGRLVDRFGSATIAVWAALTLLAAGVLAATAPDDSVALLALALILLGLGWNFGLVSGTAIVTDAAPVATRAKTQGLVDVAVAIAGAAGGMISGLVVAAASYSALAITGAVIALALLPVIIATARKR, encoded by the coding sequence ATGGCCCACCGCACGACCACCCCGAAGCCCCCCTCCCCTCAAACCAACGCTCAGGGCAGCGGCCCGCCGAGCGCCCGCACACAACAGCGCATCCTCACCGTCCTGTTCGCCTCCCAGGTCCTGAGCGGACTCGGGCTCGCCGCGGGCACCACCGTCGCAGCGCTGCTCGTGCAGGACATGCTCCACTCCACCGCCCTGGCCGGACTGAGCAGCGGCCTGCTCACCGCGGGCTCCGCACTGGCCGCCATCGCCGTCGGCCGCCTCTCCCAGGCCCGCGGCCGCCGCCCCGGGCTGGCCGCCGGATACCTCGTCGGCGCACTCGGCGCCGTCGGCGTCACCACCGCCGCCGCCAACGACAGCCCGGCCCTGCTCTTCGTCGCCCTGTTCCTCTACGGCGCCGGCACCGCCGTCAACCTCCAGGCCCGCTACGCCGGCGCCGACCTCGCCGCACCGGCCCACCGCGCCCGCTCCATCTCCACCGTCGTGGTCGCCACCACCGTCGGCGGCGTGGCCGGCCCCGCCCTGGCCGGCCCCACCGGCCACCTGGCACAAGCCCTCGGCCTGCCCAGCCTCACCGGACTCTTCGTCGTCGCCGCCGCGGCCTTCACCCTGGCCGCCCTCACTCTGCTGATCTGGCTGCGCCCCGACCCCCTCCTGCTCGCCCGCACCGTGCACGCCGACACCAGCACCGACTCGGCGCAGCCCACCAGCGCGACCGCGGCATCTGTACCCGGCACCCCGCGACGCGAGCCGAGTCTGCCACTGGGCGTTCTGGTCCTGGTTCTCACGCAGGCCGTCATGGTGGCCGTCATGACGATGACCCCGGTCCACATGCACGCCCACGGCCACGGCACCGCCGCCTCCGGTCTCGTCATCGCCCTGCACGTCGGCGCCATGTACCTGCCCTCACCGCTGACCGGCCGACTCGTCGACCGCTTCGGCTCCGCAACCATCGCCGTCTGGGCCGCCCTCACGCTCTTGGCCGCCGGCGTTCTCGCGGCCACCGCCCCCGACGACTCCGTCGCCCTGCTCGCCCTCGCCCTCATCCTGCTCGGCCTGGGCTGGAACTTCGGCCTGGTCAGCGGCACCGCCATCGTCACCGACGCCGCCCCCGTGGCCACCCGCGCCAAGACCCAGGGACTCGTCGACGTCGCCGTAGCCATCGCAGGCGCCGCCGGCGGCATGATCTCCGGCCTCGTCGTCGCGGCCGCCAGCTACTCAGCCCTGGCCATCACCGGAGCAGTCATCGCCCTCGCTCTGCTGCCCGTCATCATCGCCACCGCCCGCAAGCGCTGA